A single Dreissena polymorpha isolate Duluth1 chromosome 14, UMN_Dpol_1.0, whole genome shotgun sequence DNA region contains:
- the LOC127858757 gene encoding putative nuclease HARBI1 isoform X2, translating into MSDNFNPGLIFWGLITSINAAWPGAAHDAHVFRSSAIGTYLDRHHRSLENGVLLGDSGYPCRTFLLTPYLNATNAVQERYNDSHSKTRCCIERLFGVWKRRFHILHAEIRLKPEKCSNVIIACAVLHNLAKLWGEPEVLPEDELRYVETPAYIGHQDGRGIRDHIANNYFAR; encoded by the exons ATGTCGGATAACTTTAACCCAGGGTTAATTTTTTGGG GTCTTATCACCAGCATCAATGCAGCATGGCCAGGAGCTGCACACGATGCCCATGTATTCAGAAGTTCAGCGATAGGAACGTACTTAGATCGGCATCACCGAA GTTTGGAAAATGGTGTTCTTCTTGGGGACAGTGGGTATCCCTGTCGCACGTTCCTGCTGACACCGTATTTAAACGCTACTAACGCTGTCCAAGAACGGTACAATGACAGTCACAGCAAGACACGATGCTGCATTGAGCGCCTCTTTGGTGTTTGGAAGAGACGCTTTCATATCCTTCACGCTGAG ATAAGACTGAAGCCGGAGAAATGCAGCAATGTGATAATAGCGTGTGCTGTTCTTCACAATCTTGCCAAACTGTGGGGTGAGCCGGAAGTACTTCCCGAGGACGAACTGCGTTACGTGGAAACCCCGGCATACATCGGACACCAGGATGGTCGTGGTATACGAGACCATATCGCCAATAACTATTTTGCTCGCTGA
- the LOC127858757 gene encoding putative nuclease HARBI1 isoform X1: MAEFYLYRNAGKNRQHSLNVDLNDEEMRSRYRFSNENIDRICDLIGGNIERSTQRSNALSVKLQVLITLRYLASGNFMQTVGDTFCVDKGTVSRVVKSVVSQLCSLKNRFITFPTTAEVVRREQNAFYNMHGFPCVIGCIDGTHVRILSPGSPAVNRKNFHSINVQVTCDSRGLITSINAAWPGAAHDAHVFRSSAIGTYLDRHHRSLENGVLLGDSGYPCRTFLLTPYLNATNAVQERYNDSHSKTRCCIERLFGVWKRRFHILHAEIRLKPEKCSNVIIACAVLHNLAKLWGEPEVLPEDELRYVETPAYIGHQDGRGIRDHIANNYFAR; this comes from the exons atggccgaATTTTATCTGTATCGGAATGCAGGCAAGAATCGACAACATTCTTTGAATGTTGATTTAAATGATGAAGAAATGCGCAGTCGATAtagattttcaaatgaaaatattgatAGAATTTGTGACTTAATAGGCGGAAACATCGAAAGATCGACACAGCGTTCAAACGCACTTTCTGTCAAACTACAGGTTTTAATTACATTACGGTACCTGGCGTCCGGCAATTTTATGCAGACCGTGGGGGACACTTTCTGCGTCGATAAAGGTACTGTTTCCAGAGTGGTAAAGTCCGTTGTCAGCCAGTTGTGTTCCCTCAAAAATCGGTTTATCACATTTCCAACGACAGCTGAAGTTGTACGCAGGGAACAAAACGCATTTTACAATATGCATGGTTTTCCCTGCGTTATAGGGTGCATTGATGGCACACATGTCCGCATACTGTCTCCAGGCTCCCCTGCTGTTAACCGGAAAAACTTCCATAGCATCAATGTGCAAGTGACATGTGACAGCCGAG GTCTTATCACCAGCATCAATGCAGCATGGCCAGGAGCTGCACACGATGCCCATGTATTCAGAAGTTCAGCGATAGGAACGTACTTAGATCGGCATCACCGAA GTTTGGAAAATGGTGTTCTTCTTGGGGACAGTGGGTATCCCTGTCGCACGTTCCTGCTGACACCGTATTTAAACGCTACTAACGCTGTCCAAGAACGGTACAATGACAGTCACAGCAAGACACGATGCTGCATTGAGCGCCTCTTTGGTGTTTGGAAGAGACGCTTTCATATCCTTCACGCTGAG ATAAGACTGAAGCCGGAGAAATGCAGCAATGTGATAATAGCGTGTGCTGTTCTTCACAATCTTGCCAAACTGTGGGGTGAGCCGGAAGTACTTCCCGAGGACGAACTGCGTTACGTGGAAACCCCGGCATACATCGGACACCAGGATGGTCGTGGTATACGAGACCATATCGCCAATAACTATTTTGCTCGCTGA
- the LOC127858762 gene encoding uncharacterized protein LOC127858762 → MLNHTQTGVTGEFILDFILEQTGEDTVNEQSKSNTVAKNLEETNPCSSKQGDAKKKSKRSDYLKTLQKQYFVSKLRLHDEKMKLIAAKMEMVKNQGEFYRNLTNALAQTRKMMDNEQ, encoded by the exons ATGCTCAACCATACACAGACTG GGGTAACTGGAGAATTTATCCTCGACTTCATCCTGGAACAAACAGGCGAAGACACCGTCAATG AGCAGTCGAAGTCAAATACAGTCGCAAAGAACTTGGAAGAGACAA ATCCGTGTTCCAGCAAGCAAGGGGATGCAAAGAAAAAATCGAAAAG GAGCGATTACCTAAAGACATTACAGAAGCAGTACTTTGTAAGTAAGTTGAGGCTGCATGATGAAAAAATGAAACTGATTGCAGCGAAGATGGAAATGGTGAAGAACCAGGGGGAGTTCTACCGCAACCTGACTAATGCACTAGCGCAGACCAGAAAGATGATGGACAATGAACAATAG
- the LOC127858761 gene encoding uncharacterized protein LOC127858761, with amino-acid sequence MMDRRDPRVLFSTRNLDYTSLLDKSMSEPDMTTLIRDVIHEEDEFFEKFDPAYTSTRPATFKTGCRSRTTLHPTRPTTYKSAFTRPTTYKGALTRPTTYKSAASTNTYKTLQFDRRSVTPNTLENRIREFHYKYGGTDEELDRLPVMKNHRDLWINPDEPPVPGGKVFVTVVPCV; translated from the exons ATGATGGATCGGCGAGACCCGCGCGTGCTTTTCAGCACGAGGAACCTGGATTACACCTCG TTGCTGGACAAAAGTATGTCAGAACCGGATATGACGACTCTGATTCGTGACGTAATACACGAAGAAGATGAGTTTTTCGAGAAGTTCGATCCAGCGTACACCAGCACCCGCCCGGCGACCTTCAAAACTGGCTGCAGAAGTCGGACGACCTTACACCCAACAAGACCAACCACGTATAAAAGCGCTTTTACGAGACCAACCACGTATAAAGGCGCTCTAACGAGGCCAACCACGTATAAAAGCGCCGCCAGTACCAATACATATAAAACACTACAG TTTGACCGTCGAAGCGTGACGCCCAACACCCTGGAGAACCGTATTCGAGAGTTTCACTACAAGTATGGAGGGACGGATGAGGAGCTGGATCGACTTCCTGTCATGAAGAACCATAGAGACCTCTGg ATCAACCCAGACGAGCCGCCGGTTCCCGGCGGGAAAGTGTTCGTCACCGTAGTTCCGTGCGTCTAG